In Vigna radiata var. radiata cultivar VC1973A chromosome 3, Vradiata_ver6, whole genome shotgun sequence, the following proteins share a genomic window:
- the LOC106757650 gene encoding DAR GTPase 3, chloroplastic, whose product MSVQLSALWVPNSPSIPTNFLPNRRRFSVSALSSQSPTIQIIGVGGPSWRDNGYGNPNGNLFDGFQGESDHWSDLDTDLYHWTKTLRPVQWFPGHIAKAEKELKEQLKLMDVVIEVRDGRIPMSTSHPQMDVWLGNRKRILVLNREDMISTADRNAWADYFTRNGTKVVFSNGKLGMGTMKLGRLAKELAADVNIKRRAKGLLPRAIRAGIVGYPNVGKSSLINRLLKRRMCPAAPRPGVTRELRWVRFGKDLELLDSPGILPMRISDQSAAIKLAICDDIGERSYDVADVAAILVQMLTKLPTVGGDTLRKRYKIDVDSKNGKIFIEKLAVRIFNGDVHQAAFRVLADFRKGKFGWTALERPSR is encoded by the exons ATGAGTGTTCAGCTATCAGCTTTATGGGTCCCCAACTCTCCGTCAATTCCCACAAACTTCCTTCCCAACCGTCGAAGATTCTCCGTATCGGCTCTCTCATCCCAATCCCCCACTATTCAG ATAATTGGCGTGGGAGGCCCCAGTTGGAGGGATAATGGATATGGAAATCCCAACGGCAACTTATTTGATGGGTTTCAAGGAGAGAGTGATCATTGGAGTGACCTGGACACTGATCTTTATCACTGGACAAAGACATTGCGCCCTGTGCAG TGGTTTCCTGGTCATATTGCAAAAGCAGAAAAAGAACTGAAGGAGCAGCTCAAGTTGATGGATGTTGTGATAGAGGTGCGGGATGGACGAATTCCCATGTCCACAAGTCATCCACAG ATGGATGTATGGCTTGGAAATAGAAAGAGAATTTTGGTCTTAAATAGAGAAGACATGATATCAACTGCAGACCGCAATGCTTGGGCAGATTATTTTACTAGGAATGGAACAAAGGTTGTCTTCTCCAATGGGAAGCTTGGAATG GGAACAATGAAGCTAGGCCGGTTAGCAAAGGAATTAGCAGCTGATGTAAATATTAAGCGTAGAGCCAAAGGGCTACTTCCTCGTGCG ATTCGAGCTGGAATAGTTGGATACCCTAATGTCGGAAAATCATCTTTGATCAACCGTTTGTTAAAGCGAAGAATGTGCCCAGCAGCTCCCAGGCCAGGAGTTACAAGAGAGTTGAG GTGGGTTCGTTTTGGGAAAGATCTTGAACTGCTGGATTCTCCCGGGATACTCCCAATGCGAATCAGTGATCAGTCAGCGGCTATAAAACTCGCCATATGTGATGATATCGGAGAGAGGTCCTATGATGTGGCTGATGTTGCTGCAATTCTTGTGCAGATGCTCACAAAGCTTCCCACAGTAG GAGGAGATACTCTTCGTAAACGGTACAAAATTGATGTAGATAGTAAAAATGGTAAAAT ATTCATAGAGAAGCTTGCAGTTCGAATATTTAATGGAGATGTTCATCAAGCAGCATTCCGTGTCCTAGCAGATTTTAGAAAAGGAAAGTTTGGTTGGACGGCACTGGAGAGGCCCTCTAGGTGA